The proteins below come from a single Streptomyces sp. MRC013 genomic window:
- a CDS encoding APC family permease, translated as MRNSSGRGFRPDVPGTFGTVVRAAAGGIPAYSPVVTAAVLVGAAGLAAPAALLYCVLPVLGIVLAYGRLERLDVNAGAAYSWVGRTLHPFLGFLCGWALVVSTTLFMVAGALPAGMLTLTLFDPELARGTWPATAAGACWLVMMLLVALVGARLTARARTIVSGVELAVLLLFVLGAVARNGTAAAFDWSWLGSGDFCGVSGVAAGALVAAFSYRSWHATGCPGEEARGVRRRSVLPVFIGAGTVFLLLEAFTLAVNVVLATEGTTARSGAGTLALLCDAVWPGVGGRLLVVAVVLSTVVTLETTLIQVTRTLFTMGRDHTVPSAFGLVHRRRNTPWVAVAAVGGVALALFAASNAFDSVGDVVSGAVGAMGLQLAFSHGLAGLAAVVAYRRVLLSSVRELLLGGVWPLAGAAFMSWVFYESLVELPAAPLAIGLGGLAAGLIPMFWYWRRGSSYYRPAKLDAVRALAAKSDTPYGDVPRRHRPAADETLATDF; from the coding sequence ATGCGCAACTCTTCCGGCAGAGGGTTCCGACCCGATGTGCCGGGCACGTTCGGCACCGTCGTGAGGGCGGCCGCGGGCGGCATCCCGGCCTACTCGCCGGTCGTGACGGCCGCCGTGCTCGTCGGGGCCGCCGGGCTCGCCGCCCCCGCCGCGCTGCTGTACTGCGTGCTGCCCGTGCTGGGCATCGTGCTGGCCTACGGAAGGCTCGAACGGCTCGACGTGAACGCGGGCGCCGCGTACTCGTGGGTGGGACGGACCCTCCATCCGTTCCTGGGCTTCCTGTGCGGGTGGGCGCTGGTCGTGTCGACGACGCTGTTCATGGTGGCGGGCGCGCTGCCGGCGGGGATGCTGACGCTCACCCTGTTCGACCCCGAGCTGGCGAGGGGCACCTGGCCGGCGACGGCGGCCGGGGCGTGCTGGTTGGTGATGATGCTGCTGGTGGCACTGGTGGGGGCCCGGTTGACCGCACGGGCGCGGACGATCGTCTCGGGCGTCGAGCTGGCGGTCCTCCTGCTGTTCGTGCTGGGCGCGGTGGCGCGCAACGGCACGGCGGCCGCGTTCGACTGGTCGTGGCTGGGGTCCGGGGACTTCTGCGGGGTGTCGGGCGTCGCCGCGGGCGCGCTGGTCGCGGCGTTCTCCTACCGGAGCTGGCACGCCACCGGCTGCCCCGGCGAGGAGGCGCGGGGCGTCCGGCGCCGGTCGGTGCTGCCGGTGTTCATCGGGGCGGGGACGGTCTTCCTGCTGCTCGAGGCGTTCACCCTGGCGGTCAACGTGGTGCTGGCGACGGAGGGGACCACCGCACGGAGCGGTGCCGGCACCCTCGCCCTGCTCTGCGACGCGGTCTGGCCCGGGGTCGGCGGGAGGCTGCTCGTGGTGGCGGTGGTGCTGTCGACCGTGGTGACGCTGGAGACGACGCTGATCCAGGTGACGCGGACGCTGTTCACGATGGGCCGGGACCACACGGTGCCGTCCGCGTTCGGGCTGGTGCACCGGCGGCGGAACACCCCGTGGGTGGCCGTCGCCGCCGTCGGCGGGGTCGCGCTGGCGCTGTTCGCCGCGTCGAACGCGTTCGACTCGGTCGGTGACGTCGTGTCCGGCGCGGTCGGTGCGATGGGCCTGCAGCTCGCCTTCTCCCACGGGCTCGCCGGGCTCGCCGCCGTCGTCGCGTACCGCCGCGTGCTGCTGTCGTCGGTCCGGGAGCTGCTGCTGGGCGGGGTGTGGCCGCTGGCGGGGGCCGCTTTCATGTCGTGGGTCTTCTACGAGTCGCTGGTGGAGCTGCCCGCCGCGCCGCTCGCCATCGGTCTCGGGGGACTCGCGGCAGGACTCATTCCGATGTTCTGGTACTGGCGGCGGGGTA
- the cobM gene encoding precorrin-4 C(11)-methyltransferase, whose product MTVYFIGAGPGAADLITVRGARTLASCRVCLYAGSLVPEELLAECPPDARLVDTARMDLDAITAELVAAHAAGHDVARLHSGDPSVFSAVAEQMRRLDAAGVPYEVVPGVPAFAAAAAALKRELTVPTVGQTVILTRIARQATPMPEGEDLATLGRSGALLVLHLAARYVDRVVAELVPNYGEDCPAAVVAMASRPDEVVLRGTLADIAARTKAAGVTRTAVIIVGRTLAATEFRDSHLYSPERDRHSCG is encoded by the coding sequence ATGACGGTCTACTTCATCGGCGCGGGCCCCGGTGCCGCCGACCTGATCACGGTGCGGGGCGCCCGCACCCTCGCCTCCTGCCGGGTGTGCCTGTACGCGGGCTCACTGGTCCCGGAGGAGCTGCTGGCCGAGTGCCCGCCGGACGCGCGGCTCGTCGACACGGCCCGCATGGACCTGGACGCCATCACCGCGGAGCTGGTCGCCGCCCACGCGGCGGGCCACGACGTGGCGCGGCTGCACTCCGGCGACCCGTCCGTGTTCAGCGCGGTCGCCGAGCAGATGCGGCGCCTCGACGCGGCGGGCGTGCCGTACGAGGTGGTGCCGGGCGTCCCCGCCTTCGCGGCGGCCGCGGCGGCGCTGAAGCGGGAGCTGACCGTCCCGACGGTCGGCCAGACCGTGATCCTGACCCGGATCGCCCGGCAGGCCACGCCCATGCCGGAGGGCGAGGACCTGGCGACGCTCGGCCGCAGCGGGGCCCTGCTGGTGCTCCACCTCGCGGCACGGTACGTCGACCGCGTCGTCGCCGAGCTCGTCCCGAACTACGGCGAGGACTGCCCGGCCGCCGTCGTCGCCATGGCGAGCCGCCCGGACGAGGTGGTGCTGCGCGGCACCCTCGCGGACATCGCCGCGCGGACGAAGGCGGCGGGCGTCACCCGCACGGCGGTGATCATCGTCGGGCGGACGCTGGCGGCGACGGAGTTCCGCGACAGCCACCTGTACTCGCCGGAGCGGGACCGGCACTCCTGCGGGTGA
- a CDS encoding helix-turn-helix transcriptional regulator, which produces MSNRPAAAQNLSDLARLRRVRDRIDREYAQPLDVEALARGVNMSAGHLSRRFRLAYGESPYSYLMTRRIERAMALLRRGDLSVTEVCFAVGCSSLGTFSTRFTELVGMPPSVYRRRAASAPAGVPSCVVRQVTRPIRNREAPAARPHLA; this is translated from the coding sequence GTGAGCAACAGGCCTGCCGCAGCACAGAACTTGAGCGACCTCGCACGTCTGCGCCGGGTCCGCGACCGGATCGACCGGGAGTACGCGCAGCCGCTGGACGTCGAGGCGCTCGCCCGCGGCGTGAACATGTCGGCCGGGCACCTCAGCCGCCGGTTCCGGCTCGCCTACGGCGAATCGCCGTACTCCTACCTGATGACGCGGCGCATCGAGCGCGCGATGGCACTGCTGCGCCGGGGCGACCTCAGCGTCACCGAGGTCTGCTTCGCGGTCGGCTGCTCGTCGCTGGGCACCTTCAGCACCCGCTTCACCGAACTGGTCGGCATGCCGCCCAGCGTCTACCGGCGCCGGGCGGCGAGCGCGCCGGCGGGAGTGCCGTCCTGCGTGGTGAGACAGGTGACCAGACCGATCAGGAATCGAGAAGCGCCGGCCGCGAGGCCCCACTTAGCCTGA
- a CDS encoding MSMEG_6728 family protein, translating to MQTFLPYADFRASAQALDRRRLGKQRVEALQILRGLTVAGYGWRRHPAVRMWAGYEEALVRYGLEVCRVWRDLGHQDSCAASLVSGWAGLRPHTQVRGQAVLADAGELPPWLGDDAFHRSHRSALIRKDPAAYTSLFPGVPDDLPYVWPPSDRRTDLHPA from the coding sequence ATGCAGACCTTCCTGCCCTACGCCGACTTCCGGGCCTCGGCGCAGGCCCTGGACCGCCGCCGGCTCGGCAAGCAGCGGGTGGAGGCGCTCCAGATCCTGCGCGGCCTGACCGTCGCCGGTTACGGATGGCGCCGGCACCCGGCGGTGCGGATGTGGGCGGGGTACGAGGAGGCGCTGGTCCGCTACGGCCTGGAGGTGTGCCGGGTCTGGCGCGACCTCGGCCACCAGGACAGCTGCGCGGCCTCCCTCGTCTCCGGCTGGGCCGGACTGCGCCCGCACACCCAGGTGCGCGGCCAGGCGGTCCTGGCGGACGCCGGGGAACTGCCGCCCTGGCTGGGCGACGACGCCTTCCACCGCAGCCACAGGTCGGCACTGATCCGCAAGGACCCGGCCGCCTACACCTCGCTCTTCCCCGGGGTCCCCGACGACCTGCCATACGTCTGGCCGCCGTCGGACCGCCGCACCGACCTCCACCCCGCCTGA
- a CDS encoding VOC family protein, with amino-acid sequence MDITIHTSFLPHDDPDASLAFYRDTLGFEVRNDVGQGVMRWITVGPPGQPGTSILLAPPATDPGITDDERRTVTEMMAKGTYGWILLATKDLDAAFEKVVADGAEVVQEPTEQPYGMRDCAVRDPAGNMVRIQELR; translated from the coding sequence ATGGACATCACCATTCACACGAGCTTCCTCCCCCACGACGACCCGGACGCCTCCCTGGCCTTCTACCGGGACACCCTCGGCTTCGAGGTCCGCAACGACGTCGGCCAGGGCGTGATGCGCTGGATCACGGTCGGCCCTCCCGGCCAGCCCGGCACGTCCATCCTCCTGGCGCCTCCGGCCACCGACCCCGGCATCACCGACGACGAGCGCCGCACCGTCACCGAGATGATGGCCAAGGGCACCTACGGCTGGATCCTGCTGGCGACCAAGGACCTCGACGCCGCCTTCGAGAAGGTGGTGGCCGACGGGGCCGAGGTCGTCCAGGAGCCGACCGAGCAGCCGTACGGCATGCGCGACTGCGCCGTCCGCGACCCCGCGGGCAACATGGTCCGCATCCAGGAACTGCGCTGA
- a CDS encoding ABC transporter ATP-binding protein, with the protein MGIIEVDDLRKVYGGRTVVDGVTFAVEEGEVFGILGPNGAGKTTTVECVEGLRRPDGGTVRVAGYDPAADRDAVTRLLGVQLQESELQPRITVREALELYAACHPEPADWRALAERLGLADRLDTRFAKLSGGQKQRLSIALALVGGPRVVVLDEVTTGLDPRARRDTWRLVEDVRDSGVTVLLVTHFMEEAQRLCDRIALVDGGRVTALDTPAGLIGRSARNAEVSFTPSAPLDVRLLADLPSVASVAERDGGRIVLHGTDETVDAVLSLLARRGVTALRLRVADATLDDAYLDLTGLDA; encoded by the coding sequence ATGGGAATCATCGAGGTCGACGACCTGCGCAAGGTCTACGGGGGCAGGACGGTCGTCGACGGGGTGACCTTCGCCGTCGAGGAGGGCGAGGTCTTCGGGATCCTCGGGCCCAACGGCGCCGGCAAGACCACCACCGTCGAGTGCGTGGAAGGGCTGCGGCGGCCCGACGGGGGGACGGTGCGCGTCGCCGGGTACGACCCCGCCGCCGACCGCGACGCGGTCACCCGGCTGCTGGGGGTGCAGCTCCAGGAGAGCGAGCTCCAGCCGAGGATCACCGTGCGGGAGGCGCTGGAACTGTACGCCGCCTGCCATCCGGAGCCGGCCGACTGGCGGGCCCTCGCCGAGCGCCTCGGGCTCGCCGACCGGCTCGACACGCGTTTCGCGAAGCTGTCCGGCGGCCAGAAGCAGCGCCTGTCCATCGCGCTCGCCCTGGTCGGCGGCCCCCGCGTCGTCGTGCTGGACGAGGTGACCACCGGGCTCGACCCGCGCGCCCGACGCGACACCTGGCGGCTCGTCGAGGACGTGCGGGACAGCGGGGTCACCGTGCTGCTGGTCACCCACTTCATGGAGGAGGCCCAGCGGTTGTGCGACCGGATCGCCCTGGTCGACGGGGGGCGGGTCACCGCGCTGGACACCCCGGCCGGGCTCATCGGGCGCAGCGCGCGCAACGCCGAGGTCTCCTTCACGCCCTCCGCACCGCTGGACGTCCGGCTGCTGGCCGATCTGCCCTCCGTCGCCTCCGTTGCGGAGCGGGACGGCGGCCGGATCGTCCTGCACGGCACCGACGAGACCGTCGACGCCGTGCTGTCGCTCCTCGCCCGGCGGGGCGTCACCGCCCTCCGCCTCCGCGTCGCCGACGCCACCCTGGACGACGCCTACCTCGACCTGACGGGACTGGACGCATGA
- a CDS encoding ABC transporter permease: MTAPAPAPARTRSAAVRGSAAAVLRSEARLFLREPASLFWILVFPTALLCVLGAVPSFRKPSPDLGGLRVIDLYVPVTVLLALVTSGIQSMPPVLSGYRERGILRRMSTTPVRPGALVGAQVVLHGAAVVVSGLLALAVGRTVFGVALPGHAPGYLAAFVLAAFTTLALGGTVAAVSRTVKIAQAVGSVVFFPSMFTAGVWLPVSAMPDALQRIVHLTPLGAAARALDQAAAGGWPAWTHLGIMALWSAVLTAAARRWFTWE, translated from the coding sequence ATGACCGCCCCCGCCCCCGCCCCCGCCCGTACCCGGAGCGCCGCCGTCAGGGGCAGCGCCGCCGCCGTACTGCGGTCCGAGGCGCGCCTCTTCCTCCGGGAGCCGGCGTCGCTGTTCTGGATCCTGGTCTTCCCGACGGCCCTGCTGTGCGTGCTGGGCGCGGTCCCCTCGTTCCGGAAGCCGTCGCCCGACCTGGGCGGTCTGCGCGTCATCGACCTGTACGTCCCCGTCACCGTGCTGCTGGCGCTGGTCACGTCCGGCATCCAGTCCATGCCGCCCGTCCTCAGCGGTTACCGGGAGCGGGGCATCCTGCGCCGCATGTCGACCACGCCGGTGCGGCCCGGTGCCCTCGTCGGGGCGCAGGTGGTGCTGCACGGCGCCGCCGTGGTGGTGTCCGGGCTGCTGGCCCTCGCCGTGGGGCGGACCGTGTTCGGCGTGGCGCTGCCCGGCCACGCACCCGGGTACCTCGCCGCCTTCGTCCTGGCCGCGTTCACCACGCTGGCGCTCGGCGGGACCGTCGCGGCCGTCAGCCGCACCGTCAAGATCGCGCAGGCGGTGGGGTCGGTGGTGTTCTTCCCCTCGATGTTCACCGCCGGGGTGTGGCTGCCGGTCTCCGCCATGCCGGACGCCCTCCAGCGGATCGTGCACCTCACGCCGCTGGGTGCCGCCGCGCGGGCCCTCGACCAGGCCGCGGCGGGGGGCTGGCCCGCGTGGACGCACCTGGGGATCATGGCGCTCTGGAGCGCCGTGCTGACGGCCGCGGCGCGACGCTGGTTCACCTGGGAGTAG
- the cbiE gene encoding precorrin-6y C5,15-methyltransferase (decarboxylating) subunit CbiE, whose amino-acid sequence MSRPSSSQDAPRPADTVTVVGIGADGWPGLPEASRAALRAADVVLGGGARQLGLLPAEVTAERVPWPSPLRPAVPALLAAHAGRAVAVLASGDPMFHGVGRALAEVLGPDRLRVLPHPSSVAYACARLGWPQEDTETVTLVGRPLDTLSAALHDGRRLLVLSAGAGTPAEVAALLRARGYGPSRLRVLEQLGHPDRERALRGTADGWPHPPGDPLNIVAVECVRAPGAPRLGAVPGLPDDAYEHDGQLTKRHVRAATLAALAPAPGELLWDVGGGSGSVGVEWMRVHRACRAIAVERDPVRAERITRNAAALGVPGLRVVTAAAPDGLTGLDAPDAVFVGGGLTTPGLLDACWSALRPGGRLVANTVTLESEALLAERYRRHGGELVRLAVAHAVPVGGFTGWRQAMPVTQWSVTKAGAEEQ is encoded by the coding sequence GTGAGCAGGCCATCCAGCAGCCAGGACGCCCCCCGTCCCGCCGACACCGTCACCGTCGTGGGCATCGGCGCCGACGGCTGGCCCGGCCTGCCCGAGGCGTCCCGCGCCGCCCTGCGCGCCGCGGACGTGGTCCTCGGCGGCGGCGCCCGCCAGCTCGGCCTGCTGCCGGCGGAGGTGACGGCCGAGCGCGTGCCGTGGCCCAGCCCCCTGCGCCCGGCCGTCCCCGCCCTGCTCGCGGCGCACGCCGGCAGGGCGGTCGCGGTCCTGGCGAGCGGCGACCCCATGTTCCACGGCGTCGGCCGCGCCCTCGCGGAGGTCCTCGGCCCGGACCGGCTGCGCGTCCTGCCGCACCCGTCCTCCGTCGCGTACGCCTGCGCCCGCCTGGGCTGGCCGCAGGAGGACACCGAGACGGTCACCCTGGTCGGCCGCCCCCTCGACACCCTGTCCGCCGCGCTCCACGACGGCCGCCGCCTGCTCGTGCTGAGCGCCGGCGCGGGCACCCCCGCCGAGGTGGCCGCCCTGCTGCGCGCCCGCGGCTACGGCCCGAGCCGCCTGCGCGTGCTGGAGCAGCTGGGGCACCCGGACCGCGAACGCGCCCTGCGCGGCACCGCCGACGGCTGGCCGCACCCGCCGGGCGATCCCCTGAACATCGTCGCCGTCGAGTGCGTCCGCGCCCCCGGCGCCCCGCGCCTCGGAGCCGTACCGGGCCTCCCCGACGACGCGTACGAACACGACGGGCAGCTCACCAAGCGCCACGTCCGCGCCGCGACGCTCGCCGCGCTGGCGCCCGCGCCGGGCGAGCTGCTGTGGGACGTCGGCGGCGGCTCCGGTTCCGTCGGCGTCGAGTGGATGCGCGTCCACCGCGCGTGCCGTGCGATCGCGGTCGAACGCGACCCGGTACGGGCGGAGCGGATCACCCGCAACGCCGCCGCGCTCGGCGTGCCGGGCCTGCGCGTGGTCACCGCCGCCGCACCGGACGGACTCACCGGCCTCGACGCACCGGACGCCGTCTTCGTCGGAGGCGGCCTCACCACGCCCGGCCTGCTCGACGCCTGCTGGTCGGCGCTGCGCCCCGGGGGCCGGCTGGTCGCGAACACCGTGACGCTGGAGTCGGAGGCGCTGCTCGCCGAGCGGTACCGGCGGCACGGCGGCGAACTCGTCCGGCTCGCGGTCGCGCACGCCGTGCCGGTGGGCGGCTTCACCGGCTGGCGGCAGGCGATGCCGGTCACGCAGTGGTCCGTAACGAAGGCGGGAGCAGAGGAACAATGA
- a CDS encoding peptidase has protein sequence MKTRRTPATAVAAAVIAPVVLLAASPAYAATATPPPAPPAVSEPSGARGPSGFGKGRSVADLEKAVAEARKAYDAAMAAKAAAYEKLLVAVSDTTPEALAAAAAGKEAIAAAAAHTAAVKVLEEAEAKLAALPDTAAPEARTAAEKAVADARTAVEEAAAEKTAADGKRAEAGKALDDMRVAAFRADHLAGEAVKKAAADLATAEKALADAKKEEDDDGMCDGDDRLVAELTGLPEKVTAGSTVDLTVRVTNNTGEAVDRAYAQVTLAPGTKDLVTLFEPQYSTGASATWRDWNSWGIAVNVGGLKPGAHADLRLRLNPAATLKDWSGRVEVNGWYERGDDCGANTTLKLHSFQVVAAPVASPPPAPSPQGGTTTPVGTTTTATTPTAGTLARTGSSDALNGLAATAGAAITLGAAAVYGTRRRRSTGA, from the coding sequence GTGAAGACCAGACGTACTCCCGCAACGGCCGTCGCCGCTGCCGTCATCGCGCCCGTCGTCCTCCTCGCCGCCTCCCCGGCGTACGCGGCGACGGCGACCCCGCCGCCCGCGCCGCCGGCCGTGTCCGAGCCGTCCGGGGCGCGGGGGCCGTCCGGGTTCGGGAAGGGCAGGTCCGTCGCGGACCTGGAGAAGGCCGTCGCGGAGGCCCGCAAGGCGTACGACGCCGCGATGGCCGCCAAGGCGGCCGCCTACGAGAAGCTGCTGGTGGCGGTCTCCGACACCACGCCGGAGGCCCTCGCGGCCGCCGCCGCCGGGAAGGAGGCCATCGCCGCCGCCGCCGCGCACACCGCCGCGGTGAAGGTGCTGGAGGAGGCCGAGGCGAAGCTCGCCGCCCTGCCGGACACGGCCGCCCCGGAGGCGCGGACGGCCGCCGAGAAGGCCGTCGCGGACGCCCGGACCGCCGTCGAGGAGGCCGCCGCGGAGAAGACCGCCGCGGACGGGAAGCGGGCCGAGGCCGGCAAGGCCCTCGACGACATGCGCGTCGCCGCCTTCCGGGCGGACCACCTGGCGGGGGAAGCGGTCAAGAAGGCCGCCGCCGACCTGGCCACCGCCGAGAAGGCGCTCGCGGACGCGAAGAAGGAGGAGGACGACGACGGCATGTGCGACGGGGACGACCGCCTCGTCGCCGAGCTGACCGGCCTGCCCGAGAAGGTGACCGCGGGCAGCACCGTCGACCTCACCGTCCGCGTCACCAACAACACCGGCGAGGCGGTGGACCGCGCGTACGCCCAGGTCACCCTCGCACCCGGCACGAAGGACCTCGTCACCCTCTTCGAGCCCCAGTACTCCACGGGCGCGTCCGCCACGTGGCGCGACTGGAACTCCTGGGGCATCGCCGTGAACGTCGGCGGGCTGAAGCCCGGGGCCCACGCCGACCTCAGGCTGCGGCTGAACCCGGCTGCGACGCTGAAGGACTGGTCGGGCCGCGTCGAGGTGAACGGCTGGTACGAGCGCGGCGACGACTGCGGCGCCAACACCACGCTGAAGCTCCACAGCTTCCAGGTCGTCGCGGCCCCGGTCGCGAGTCCGCCGCCGGCCCCGTCGCCGCAGGGCGGCACGACCACCCCGGTCGGGACGACCACGACGGCCACCACGCCGACGGCCGGGACGCTTGCCAGGACCGGTTCGTCCGATGCCCTGAACGGTCTCGCCGCCACCGCCGGCGCGGCGATCACCCTGGGCGCCGCCGCGGTCTACGGCACGCGCCGCCGCCGCTCGACCGGAGCCTGA
- a CDS encoding sensor histidine kinase produces MTTTLEERWAQFFRYGPYALLGLATLLSAATADLVMTRREAYAAGVPLLASLVLQLWWTRAAPRPQGDADGVGGTGGAGRAGGSGEAGGSREVGGPREVGGPREVGGPGGACGPGGSDVPRGTGGAGRTAGAGAGAGAGAGAAGRGLPEGTAAGRVYFTLRTLLAFVLTWLNPFFAVYACLGYFEARRLLPPRAARVGLAVTAVTMAGSQSGGLPPASPMNWAAFGALFVLNAALAVVMDHLEDKEAEKAAERARTIAALESALAENAALHAQLVVQAREAGVADERRRLAAEIHDTIAQGLTGVIAQLQAVATTADPDAAREHLDRAQALARRSLGEARRSVQNLSPSALEHDTLPRALEKAVAEWADRTGADARFTVTGTEEPLHDEVAATLLRIGQEALSNAARHAGARRAGVTLSYMDDEITLDVRDDGRGFDPLAVPPRTRAGGFGLDGMRARAERIAGTVTVESEPGHGTAVSARVPLVRHD; encoded by the coding sequence ATGACGACGACGCTGGAGGAGCGGTGGGCGCAGTTCTTCCGGTACGGCCCGTACGCCCTGCTGGGGCTCGCGACGCTGCTCTCCGCCGCGACCGCCGACCTGGTGATGACCCGGCGGGAGGCGTACGCCGCCGGGGTGCCGCTCCTCGCCTCGCTGGTCCTCCAGCTGTGGTGGACGCGGGCCGCGCCCCGGCCGCAGGGCGATGCGGACGGGGTCGGCGGTACGGGCGGGGCCGGCCGTGCGGGCGGATCCGGTGAGGCGGGCGGATCCCGTGAGGTGGGCGGCCCCCGTGAGGTGGGCGGCCCCCGTGAGGTGGGCGGCCCCGGCGGTGCGTGCGGCCCCGGCGGGTCGGACGTGCCCCGTGGTACGGGTGGTGCGGGTCGTACCGCCGGTGCCGGTGCCGGTGCCGGGGCCGGGGCCGGGGCCGCCGGGCGGGGGCTGCCGGAGGGGACGGCCGCGGGGCGGGTGTACTTCACCCTCCGCACCCTCCTCGCGTTCGTCCTCACCTGGCTGAACCCGTTCTTCGCCGTCTACGCCTGCCTCGGCTACTTCGAGGCCCGACGCCTGCTCCCGCCGCGCGCCGCCCGCGTCGGGCTCGCGGTCACCGCCGTCACCATGGCCGGCTCCCAGTCCGGCGGCCTGCCGCCCGCCTCACCGATGAACTGGGCCGCGTTCGGGGCGCTGTTCGTCCTCAACGCGGCCCTCGCCGTCGTCATGGACCACCTGGAGGACAAGGAGGCGGAGAAGGCGGCCGAGCGGGCGCGGACGATCGCCGCCCTGGAGTCCGCCCTCGCCGAGAACGCCGCCCTCCACGCCCAACTCGTGGTCCAGGCCCGCGAGGCGGGCGTCGCCGACGAGCGCCGCCGCCTCGCCGCCGAGATCCACGACACGATCGCCCAGGGCCTGACCGGCGTCATCGCCCAGCTCCAGGCCGTCGCCACCACCGCCGACCCGGACGCGGCGCGCGAGCACCTGGACCGGGCCCAGGCACTGGCACGCCGCTCCCTCGGCGAGGCGCGGCGCTCCGTGCAGAACCTCTCCCCGTCCGCGCTGGAGCACGACACGCTCCCCCGGGCGCTGGAGAAGGCCGTCGCCGAGTGGGCCGACCGAACGGGCGCGGACGCCCGGTTCACGGTGACCGGCACGGAGGAGCCGCTGCACGACGAGGTCGCCGCGACCCTGCTGCGGATCGGCCAGGAGGCCCTCTCCAACGCGGCCCGGCACGCGGGCGCCCGCCGCGCCGGGGTCACCCTCTCGTACATGGACGACGAGATCACCCTGGACGTACGGGACGACGGGCGCGGCTTCGACCCGCTCGCCGTACCGCCGCGCACCCGCGCCGGCGGCTTCGGCCTCGACGGCATGCGGGCCCGCGCGGAGCGCATCGCGGGCACCGTCACCGTCGAGTCGGAACCCGGCCACGGGACCGCCGTCAGCGCCCGCGTACCGTTGGTGCGCCATGACTGA
- a CDS encoding response regulator transcription factor: protein MTDRTTAVTLLIVDDHPVVRDGLRGMFASDPGFDVLGEAAGGVEGVELALRLDPDVVLMDLRMPAGGGVEAIAELSRRGARSKVLVLTTYDTDSDTIPAIEAGATGYLLKDAPREDLFAAVRAAAEGRAVLSPAVASRLVSAVRRPALPADRALSAREREVLELVARGTSNREIARELFISEATVKTHLTHLYGKLGVKDRAAAVATAYDRGILG, encoded by the coding sequence ATGACTGACCGGACCACCGCCGTCACCCTGCTGATCGTCGACGACCATCCCGTGGTGCGGGACGGGCTGCGCGGCATGTTCGCCTCCGACCCGGGCTTCGACGTCCTCGGCGAGGCCGCCGGCGGCGTCGAGGGCGTCGAACTCGCCCTGCGCCTCGACCCGGACGTGGTGCTGATGGACCTGCGCATGCCGGCCGGGGGCGGGGTGGAGGCCATCGCGGAGCTGTCCCGGCGCGGCGCCCGCTCGAAGGTGCTGGTCCTCACCACGTACGACACGGACTCCGACACGATCCCCGCGATCGAGGCGGGCGCCACCGGCTACCTGCTCAAGGACGCGCCCCGCGAGGACCTGTTCGCGGCGGTCCGGGCGGCGGCCGAGGGGCGGGCGGTCCTGTCGCCCGCCGTCGCCTCCCGCCTGGTATCGGCCGTCAGGAGGCCCGCCCTGCCGGCGGACCGCGCCCTGTCGGCCCGCGAGCGCGAAGTACTCGAACTGGTCGCCAGGGGTACCTCCAACCGCGAGATCGCACGCGAGCTGTTCATCAGCGAGGCGACGGTGAAGACCCATCTGACGCACCTGTACGGCAAGCTCGGCGTGAAGGACCGCGCGGCCGCCGTGGCGACCGCCTACGACCGCGGCATCCTGGGCTGA